From the Musa acuminata AAA Group cultivar baxijiao chromosome BXJ1-2, Cavendish_Baxijiao_AAA, whole genome shotgun sequence genome, one window contains:
- the LOC135597804 gene encoding tricetin 3',4',5'-O-trimethyltransferase-like — translation MGSIKDMLQLTPEEDDKACTFALQLVVGSILPMTVKAAVELQLLEIIVKAGPGAKLSPADVVSRMPTENPEAVAMVDRILCLLAAYGVVSCSVETDDDGHPSCKYGAAPVCKYLTKNEDGVSLAAMSLMNQDKINMESCYYLKDAVLEGGVPFQKAYGMTVFEHHGTDPRFNKLFNECMRNHSTILMKKLLETYRGFDDVKVLVDVGGGTGATIHMITAKHPHIKGINFDLPHVISTAPPYPGVEHVSGDMFERVPSGGDAIFMKWIIHDWTNEQCTKILKNCWKVLPEKGKVMVVEYILPIIPESNLIAQGVFTVDMAMMIQTGGRERTQKEFEALAKEAGFTGPVKATYISMYAWLMEFTK, via the exons ATGGGATCCATCAAGGACATGCTGCAGCTGACACCCGAGGAGGACGACAAGGCATGCACGTTCGCCCTGCAGCTGGTGGTGGGTTCCATTCTCCCAATGACAGTCAAGGCGGCCGTGGAGCTCCAGCTACTAGAGATCATCGTCAAGGCCGGCCCCGGCGCCAAGCTGAGCCCCGCCGACGTGGTGTCCCGGATGCCAACCGAGAACCCCGAGGCGGTGGCCATGGTGGACCGGATCCTCTGTCTTCTCGCGGCCTACGGCGTCGTCAGTTGCTCTGTCGAGACCGACGACGATGGCCATCCATCGTGCAAGTACGGCGCGGCGCCTGTGTGCAAGTACTTGACCAAGAACGAGGACGGCGTGTCCTTGGCCGCCATGAGCTTGATGAACCAGGACAAGATCAACATGGAGAGCTG TTATTACTTGAAGGATGCGGTGTTGGAGGGCGGCGTCCCCTTCCAGAAGGCGTACGGGATGACGGTATTCGAGCACCATGGCACCGATCCACGGTTCAACAAGCTGTTCAACGAGTGCATGAGGAACCACTCTACCATCCTCATGAAGAAGCTGCTCGAGACCTACCGCGGCTTCGACGACGTCAAGGTGCTCGTCGACGTCGGTGGCGGGACCGGCGCCACCATCCACATGATCACCGCCAAGCATCCGCACATCAAGGGCATCAACTTCGACCTCCCTCATGTCATATCGACTGCACCACCCTACCCAG GTGTCGAGCATGTCAGTGGAGACATGTTTGAAAGAGTTCCGAGTGGAGGAGACGCCATCTTCATGAAG TGGATCATTCATGACTGGACTAACGAGCAATGCACAAAAATATTAAAGAATTGTTGGAAGGTTTTACCAGAGAAAGGAAAGGTGATGGTGGTGGAATATATACTCCCCATAATCCCGGAGTCAAACTTGATCGCACAGGGTGTTTTTACCGTAGACATGGCCATGATGATCCAGACTGGAGGGAGAGAACGGACACAGAAAGAGTTTGAGGCGTTGGCAAAGGAAGCAGGGTTCACAGGACCTGTGAAGGCTACCTACATATCCATGTATGCCTGGCTCATGGAGTTCACAAAATAG
- the LOC135612505 gene encoding flavone O-methyltransferase 1-like, translating to MPATNDVLKLTAEEEEEACARALQLSCGAVLPMVLKVAIELGLLQIIVKSGPATPLSSEEIAAQLPSENPEAAAAWVDRILRLLAANKIVSCVVEAGADDRRSRKYRMAPICKYLTENEDGSLANLLLMHHDKVFLDLWHYLKGSVLDGGLPVMAAYGMSCFDYQSTDPRFNKIFNEAMRGHTAVIVNQLLRTYGGFDDVKVLVDVGGGVGATLGMITSRHPHIKGINLDLPHVISGAQPLPGVQHVSGDMFEAVPSGDAIFLKWILHDWNDGHCAKLLNNCWKALPEKGKVIVIECILPVVPEVTPRDQYIYQLDICMLAYTIGGKERTKQEFQALAMDAGFTGFKALPVFAGTCIMELTK from the exons ATGCCGGCCACCAACGACGTGCTGAAGCTGACcgcagaagaggaggaggaggcgtgcGCGCGCGCCCTGCAACTGTCGTGCGGCGCCGTCCTTCCCATGGTCCTCAAGGTGGCCATCGAGCTCGGCCTCTTACAGATCATCGTCAAGTCTGGCCCAGCCACCCCACTGAGCTCCGAGGAGATTGCCGCCCAGCTGCCGAGCGAGAACCCGGAGGCTGCAGCCGCTTGGGTCGATCGGATTCTCCGCTTACTCGCCGCCAACAAGATCGTCAGCTGCGTCGTCGAGGCCGGCGCCGACGATCGCCGCTCGCGGAAGTACCGCATGGCACCCATCTGCAAGTATCTCACGGAGAATGAGGATGGTTCTCTAGCTAACCTGCTTCTGATGCATCACGATAAAGTCTTCCTGGATTTATG GCACTACCTGAAGGGTTCGGTCTTGGACGGCGGCCTCCCGGTGATGGCCGCCTACGGGATGTCGTGTTTCGACTACCAAAGCACCGATCCACGGTTCAACAAGATATTCAACGAGGCCATGCGGGGCCACACCGCCGTTATCGTCAACCAACTTCTCCGCACCTACGGCGGCTTCGACGACGTGAAGGTGCTCGTCGACGTGGGCGGTGGCGTTGGTGCCACCCTCGGCATGATCACTTCCAGACACCCCCACATCAAGGGCATCAACTTAGACCTCCCGCACGTCATCTCCGGCGCACAACCCCTGCCAG GAGTGCAGCACGTTAGCGGAGACATGTTTGAAGCTGTTCCCAGTGGAGATGCCATTTTCCTCAAG TGGATTCTTCACGATTGGAATGATGGGCATTGCGCGAAGCTGCTGAACAATTGTTGGAAGGCTCTTCCTGAGAAGGGGAAGGTGATCGTGATAGAATGCATTCTTCCAGTAGTTCCAGAGGTGACTCCGAGAGATCAGTACATCTACCAGTTAGATATCTGCATGTTGGCCTACACCATTGGGGGCAAAGAGAGAACGAAGCAAGAGTTCCAAGCTCTAGCAATGGATGCCGGTTTTACCGGATTCAAAGCTCTTCCTGTGTTCGCCGGCACATGCATCATGGAACTCACCAAGTAG